One segment of Carya illinoinensis cultivar Pawnee chromosome 13, C.illinoinensisPawnee_v1, whole genome shotgun sequence DNA contains the following:
- the LOC122291680 gene encoding uncharacterized protein LOC122291680 has translation MESIHSRVESWIRDQRAKILKVSWGPLQWRMRWPWNKDDREQRKKIQEEYERRKKQLHDLCRALKAESVLDLQDILCCMVLSECVYKRPAAELVRAVNKFKADFGGQLVSLERVQPSLDHVPHRYLLAEAGDTLFASFVGTKQYKDVMADANILQGAIFHEDAMEDAEEIEASKSEQCESRKGKSENLWNPLDTKSKQIKDKSKPAVHRGFLARAKGIPALELYRLAQKKKRKLVLCGHSLGGAVAALATLAILRVIAVSSSSKEGEKVLVKCITFSQPPVGNAALRDYVNSKGWHHYFKTYCIPEDLVPRILSPAYFHHYNAQAQTIPAEAEPTNLSPLKRKDGIEKLKENQGEQLVLGLGPVQRSFWRLSRLVPLESVRRKFNKYGGNQVGSVEMSSSADSVATALVEDDVVEPQSLEIQEGSDGISLKPISDTIKGPPDVATSGKLAEQESSKGGDGRSWRRVPYLPSYVPFGQLYLLGNSSVESLSGAEYSKLTSVRSVIAELRERLQSHSMKSYRSRFQRIYDLCMSDNPTSFLGIEQLPQFPHLQQWLGLSVAGAVELGHIVESPVIRTATSIAPLGWNGLPGEKNGEPLKVDITGFRLHLCTLVHAQVNGNWCSTRVESFPSVPTYSSNHGVEPELQKMRVLVGAPLRRPPKHQIVVDTLVPIFPSVDSDGANLNRENTLGSFHDDKFICPEGLSDFSILCTSDFAAVSKEVHVRTRRVRLLGLEGAGKTSLLKAILGESKVHGVTNIENMLPETDVQEGIAGGLFYCDSAGINLQDLNREVSRFRDELWMGIRDLSRKTDLIVLVHNLSHKIPQYNHTDISQQKPVLTLLLDEAKSLGIPWVLAITNKFSVSAHQQRAVVDAVVQAYQASLSTTGVINSCPYVMAGAASASLSWGAAGGVSDGRMGTQTLLFAPMNLVRRSFQKKDVVLPVEGVTSLCQLVHRVLRSHEEASFQELSRDRLLLELARERAIIADASADSQAKASSLTSAAVGASLGAGLGLVLAIVMGAASALRKP, from the exons ATGGAGTCCATACATAGCCGGGTGGAGTCCTGGATCAGAGATCAGCGGGCCAAGATTCTCAAGGTCTCGTGGGGCCCTTTGCAATGGCGGATGCGGTGGCCGTGGAACAAAGACGACAGGGAGCAGAGGAAGAAGATCCAAGAAGAGTACGAGCGTCGAAAGAAGCAGCTCCATGATCTCTGTCGCGCCCTCAAGGCAGAGTCCGTTTTGGACTTACAGGACATTCTCTGCTGCATGGTTCTCTCCGAGTGCGTTTACAAG AGACCTGCTGCTGAGTTGGTTCGAGCTGTAAATAAATTTAAGGCTGATTTTGGAGGACAACTTGTTTCTTTGGAGCGTGTGCAACCTTCTTTAGATCATGTTCCACACAG GTATTTATTGGCAGAAGCAGGTGACACACTATTTGCTTCATTTGTTGGAACAAAGCAGTACAA GGATGTCATGGCTGATGCCAATATACTGCAAGGTGCTATCTTTCATGAGGATGCCATGGAAGATGCTGAGGAAATTGAAGCTTCTAAATCTGAACAATGTGAAAGTCGAAAGGGAAAGTCAGAGAACTTATGGAATCCCCTTGATACAAAATCTAagcaaataaaagataaatCTAAACCTGCTGTTCATCGG GGTTTTTTGGCTCGTGCTAAAGGGATACCTGCTTTGGAGTTATACAGGCTTGCTCAAAAGAAGAAGCGGAAGCTTGTATTATGCGGTCATTCGCTTGGTGGAGCA GTAGCAGCATTAGCTACCCTCGCGATTTTGAGGGTAATAGCTGTTTCATCGTCGTCAAAGGAAGGTGAAAAGGTGTTAGTTAAATGCATAACATTCTCGCAGCCACCAGTTGGAAATGCTGCTTTAAGAGA TTATGTTAATAGTAAAGGCTGGCATCATTATTTCAAGACTTACTGCATTCCAGAAGATCTGGTGCCTCGTATCCTGTCTCCAGCATATTTCCATCACTATAATGCACAGGCTCAAACAATTCCTGCTGAAGCTGAACCTACTAATTTATCACCATTAAAACGTAAGGATGGGATAGAGAAGCTAAAAGAGAATCAGGGGGAGCAGTTGGTTTTGGGGTTGGGTCCTGTACAGCGTTCATTTTGGAGACTCTCAAGGCTTGTTCCTTTGGAGAGTGTGAGGAGAAAGTTCAACAAATATGGAGGAAATCAAGTTGGCTCTGTAGAGATGTCATCCTCAGCTGATTCTGTTGCAACAGCTTTGGTTGAAGATGATGTAGTTGAACCACAGTCTCTTGAAATCCAAGAGGGCTCAGACGGCATTTCCCTAAAGCCAATTTCTGACACTATTAAAGGGCCACCAGATGTAGCAACAAGTGGAAAGTTAGCAGAACAAGAGAGTAGTAAAGGTGGGGATGGTAGGAGCTGGCGCAGAGTGCCTTATTTACCTTCATATGTACCATTTGGGCAG CTGTATCTCTTGGGGAATTCATCAGTGGAATCACTGTCAGGTGCAGAATATTCAAAGTTGACATCG GTCAGATCTGTTATTGCGGAATTAAGGGAACGACTTCAATCACATTCTATGAAGTCATATAGGTCTCGATTTCAGAG AATATATGACCTGTGTATGAGTGATAATCCTACATCTTTCCTAGGAATTGAGCAACTGCCGCAGTTTCCACATCTACAGCAGTGGCTTGGTCTTTCAGTTGCAGGGGCTGTTGAGCTTGGCCATATTGTAGAGTCTCCAGTTATTCGCACTGCTACTTCAATTGCTCCTCTTGGATGGAATGGACTACCTGGTGAGAAGAATGGAGAACCTTTAAAAGTTGATATCACTGGATTTAGGTTGCATCTCTGTACACTGGTTCACGCTCAAGTCAACGGCAACTG GTGTTCCACTAGAGTGGAATCCTTTCCCTCAGTTCCAACTTATTCTTCGAATCATGGAGTGGAGCCAGAATTGCAAAAGATGCGAGTTCTAGTTGGAGCACCATTGAGACGGCCACCAAAGCATCAGATCGTGGTAGATACATTGGTGCCCATTTTTCCTTCTGTTGATTCAGATGGCGCCAATCTCAATCGTGAAAATACTTTGGGATCTTTTCACGATGACAAATTTATCTGTCCTGAAGGTCTGAGTGATTTTTCCATATTATGTACCAGTGATTTTGCTGCTGTCTCTAAGGAGGTTCATGTCAGAACTCGTAGGGTCCGGTTACTTGGCCTTGAG GGTGCTGGTAAAACTTCTCTTCTTAAGGCAATACTTGGTGAAAGCAAGGTCCACGGTGTCACCAATATTGAGAATATGCTTCCGGAGACCGATGTTCAAGAGGGGATTGCTGGTGGTTTATTCTACTGCGATTCAGCAGGGATAAATTtgcag GATCTGAACAGGGAGGTTTCTCGTTTCAGGGATGAACTGTGGATGGGAATTCGTGACCTAAGTAGGAAGACAGATTTGATTGTTCTTGTGCATAACCTGTCCCATAAAATACCTCAATACAATCACACAGATATATCACAACAAAAGCCGGTACTTACACTTCTGTTAGATGAGGCCAAATCTCTAGGAATCCCTTGGGTCCTTgccataacaaataaattttctgTCAGTGCACATCAACAAAGAGCAGTAGTTGATGCTGTTGTGCAGGCATACCAAGCATCTTTAAGCACAACTGGAGTTATCAATTCGTGTCCATATGTTATGGCTGGTGCTGCAAGTGCTTCTTTGTCTTGGGGTGCAGCTGGTGGAGTTTCTGATGGGAGGATGGGTACTCAAACACTTCTTTTTGCCCCAATGAATCTTGTTCGGAGGTCTTTCCAGAAGAAAGATGTTGTTCTTCCAGTGGAGGGTGTCACCTCTCTCTGTCAGCTAGTCCACCGCGTGCTTCGGAGCCATGAGGAGGCCTCTTTCCAG GAACTATCTAGAGATCGACTTTTGCTGGAATTGGCAAGAGAACGTGCAATTATAGCGGATGCGAGTGCAGATTCCCAAGCCAAGGCATCCTCCTTAACATCTGCAGCGGTGGGTGCTTCCCTTGGTGCTGGTCTTGGCCTTGTCTTGGCTATCGTGATGGGTGCAGCATCTGCCTTGAGGAAGCCCtga
- the LOC122291681 gene encoding ras-related protein RABA5b yields the protein MGHEEEVGEEYLFKIVLIGDSAVGKSNLLSRFARNEFDTNSKATIGVEFQTQVVEIDGKEVKAQIWDTAGQERFRAVTSAYYRGAVGALIVYDISRRTTFDSVKRWLDELSIHCDTTMGRMLVGNKCDLENIREVSVEEGKSLAEAEGLFFMETSALDAINVQTAFEIVIREIYNNISRKVLNSESYKAELSVNRVSLVDGAGSSKRSFPCCAN from the exons ATGGGGCATGAGGAAGAGGTGGGGGAGGAATATTTGTTCAAGATAGTGCTGATAGGTGACTCTGCGGTAGGCAAGTCCAACCTCTTGTCACGCTTTGCTCGCAACGAGTTCGATACCAACTCCAAGGCCACTATTGGCGTGGAGTTCCAGACCCAGGTGGTGGAGATTGATGGCAAAGAAGTCAAGGCCCAGATCTGGGACACTGCTGGCCAGGAACGATTCAGGGCTGTCACCTCTGCTTACTACAGAGGCGCTGTGGGTGCGCTCATTGTTTACGATATTAGTCGGAGGACTACCTTTGATAGTGTCAAGCGCTGGCTCGACGAACTCAGCA TTCATTGTGATACCACAATGGGGAGAATGTTGGTTGGGAACAAGTGTGATTTGGAGAATATAAGAGAGGTAAGCGTGGAGGAGGGCAAAAGCCTAGCAGAAGCAGAAGGATTGTTCTTTATGGAGACGTCTGCACTTGATGCTATTAATGTCCAAACTGCATTTGAGATTGTTATCCGGGAGATTTACAACAATATCAGCAGAAAAGTTCTGAATTCTGAGTCTTACAAGGCTGAATTGTCGGTGAATCGAGTAAGCCTGGTCGATGGTGCTGGCTCATCCAAGCGATCTTTCCCTTGTTGTGCTAATTGA
- the LOC122291635 gene encoding pentatricopeptide repeat-containing protein At1g62260, mitochondrial: MIRWRRMRNPSFSVHGLLRNIQGPCHWPMLTRISNNGSVPSCSFTTGLRLKSSYRDTDLYSLNKKISHLIRTGRIFEARALFDSTKNRNTVTWNSMISGYVQRREMAKARKLFNELPERDVVSWNLMISGYISCRGSGYIEEGRKLFDNMPERNCVSWNTMISGYAKNGKMDEALRIFTSMPKRNVVSWNAMITGFLRNGNVVRAIEFFERMPERDAASLSALISGLIRNGELDKAARVLFKFGNKDEAKEDLVRAYNTLIAGYGQGGRVEEARHLFDHIPFYHDQSKEGNATFKRNLVSWNSMIMCYVKVGDIASARELFDLMAERDTFSWNTMIYGYVHLSNMEEASNLFGKMPNPDTLSWNTMISGFMEIGNLTLANDFFERMPQRNLVSWNSMIAGYEKNEDYNEAVKLFTQMLLEGEKPDRHTLSSVLSVCTGLVDLHLGMQIHQLVTKTVIPDVPIDNSLITMYSRCGAISQAWTIFGEMKLQKNVISWNAMIGGYASHGFSKEALELFEVMRRLKVRPTYITFISVLHACAHAGLVEEGWKQFKSMTYEFDIEPRVEHFAALVDIVGRHGQLEEAMDLINSMPCEPDTAVWGALLGACRVHHNVELARVAAEALMRLEPKSSAPYVLLYNMYADVGQWDDAAEIRMLMEKNNIIKQRGYSWVDSSN; the protein is encoded by the coding sequence ATGATTCGTTGGAGGAGAATGCGCAACCCGAGTTTCTCTGTACACGGACTACTCAGAAATATACAGGGACCTTGTCACTGGCCCATGCTTACTCGCATATCTAACAATGGGTCTGTCCCTTCCTGTTCTTTTACCACAGGTTTGAGACTCAAGAGTTCTTATCGGGACACTGACTTATATTCATTAAACAAAAAGATATCCCATTTGATCAGGACTGGTCGGATTTTTGAAGCGAGAGCCCTGTTTGACAGTACGAAGAACCGAAATACTGTTACATGGAATTCAATGATAAGTGGGTATGTACAACGAAGAGAGATGGCTAAGGCACGTAAGCTGTTCAATGAATTGCCTGAAAGAGATGTTGTGTCCTGGAATTTGATGATTTCAGGTTATATTTCATGTCGTGGAAGTGGGTATATTGAGGAGGGGAGGAAATTGTTTGATAACATGCCAGAGAGAAATTGCGTTTCGTGGAACACGATGATCAGTGGGTATGCAAAGAATGGCAAGATGGATGAAGCGTTAAGGATTTTTACCAGTATGCCCAAGCGTAATGTCGTTTCTTGGAATGCTATGATTACTGGGTTTTTACGTAATGGTAATGTGGTGCGTGCTATTGAGTTTTTTGAGAGAATGCCAGAACGGGATGCAGCTTCCCTCAGTGCACTCATATCAGGTCTTATTCGGAATGGTGAGTTGGATAAAGCTGCAAGAGTTCTTTTTAAGTTTGGTAATAAGGATGAAGCCAAAGAAGATTTAGTGCGTGCATATAATACTTTGATTGCAGGATATGGTCAGGGAGGAAGGGTTGAAGAAGCGCGACACCTTTTTGATCATATTCCATTTTATCATGATCAAAGTAAAGAGGGTAATGCGACATTCAAGAGAAATTTGGTATCATGGAATTCTATGATTATGTGCTATGTGAAAGTGGGAGATATTGCTTCTGCCAGGGAACTTTTTGACCTAATGGCAGAAAGGGATACTTTTTCCTGGAATACAATGATCTATGGCTATGTCCATTTGTCAAATATGGAAGAGGCTTCAAATCTCTTTGGTAAAATGCCAAATCCTGATACCCTTTCATGGAATACAATGATATCGGGGTTCATGGAAATTGGCAATTTAACCCTTGCTAATGACTTCTTCGAAAGGATGCCCCAGAGGAACCTGGTATCCTGGAACTCCATGATTGCAGGATATGAGAAAAATGAGGACTACAACGAAGCAGTTAAACTCTTCACTCAGATGCTACTTGAAGGGGAGAAACCTGATAGACACACTTTATCTTCAGTTCTCAGCGTGTGTACTGGGCTAGTGGATCTTCACCTAGGTATGCAGATCCATCAGCTGGTCACAAAGACAGTTATTCCAGATGTGCCAATAGATAACTCTCTCATTACCATGTATTCAAGATGTGGGGCTATAAGCCAGGCATGGACCATTTTTGGCGAGATGAAACTGCAAAAAAATGTAATCTCTTGGAATGCAATGATCGGTGGTTACGCATCTCATGGTTTTTCCAAAGAGGCTCTTGAGCTTTTTGAAGTGATGAGGAGGCTTAAAGTGCGGCCTACATATATTACCTTTATCTCAGTTTTGCATGCATGTGCTCATGCAGGATTAGTTGAAGAAGGCTGGAAACAATTCAAATCCATGACGTATGAATTTGATATTGAACCACGGGTTGAACATTTCGCTGCGCTTGTGGATATTGTGGGTCGGCATGGGCAGCTTGAGGAGGCCATGGATTTGATCAATAGTATGCCATGTGAACCAGATACGGCTGTATGGGGTGCATTATTAGGTGCTTGTAGGGTGCATCACAATGTAGAGTTGGCCCGAGTTGCTGCCGAAGCATTGATGAGACTTGAACCCAAAAGTTCAGCCCCATATGTGTTGCTATATAATATGTATGCTGATGTTGGACAGTGGGATGATGCAGCAGAAATTAGAATGTtgatggaaaaaaataatatcataaagcAACGAGGGTATAGTTGGGTAGATTCTTCGAATTGA
- the LOC122291637 gene encoding cysteine-rich repeat secretory protein 55-like has protein sequence MNLIYKVLLLLALCICNAESTDPSGEFCNRNTNTSRNSQMSANIDRLLSELVSKTASNGFIATSFGKGKDTVFGLAQCRGDVSSTDCSSCIQDAANQIRKRCPNQADARLWYEYFFLRYNNKSFNGEVDTSFSIVYFNVNNVTDPENFNKELGALMDEIRARAIEPKNEGLGKGVTKLSPFVTLYALVQCTRDLSQIDCAQCLAIAVANFETFCENRKGCRVLYSSCHVRYELYPFFFPLGSNNTMADTLVAIVHP, from the coding sequence atgaatttgataTACAAAGTTCTTCTCTTACTAGCTCTATGCATTTGCAATGCAGAATCTACAGATCCTTCAGGGGAATTCTGCAACAGAAACACTAACACTAGCAGAAATAGCCAAATGTCGGCAAATATAGATCGCTTGTTATCTGAATTGGTTTCCAAAACAGCCTCCAACGGTTTTATTGCCACTTCCTTTGGTAAAGGGAAAGACACAGTTTTCGGCCTGGCTCAATGCAGAGGGGATGTGAGCAGCACAGACTGCTCAAGCTGTATCCAAGATGCAGCAAATCAAATACGGAAACGTTGTCCAAACCAAGCCGACGCAAGACTTTGGTATGAGTATTTCTTTTTGCGTTACAACAATAAGAGTTTCAATGGAGAAGTCGATACATCTTTTAGTATAGTCTATTTCAATGTAAACAATGTAACAGACCCTGAAAATTTCAACAAAGAACTCGGAGCTCTAATGGATGAAATTAGAGCACGAGCTATCGAGCCTAAGAATGAAGGGCTTGGGAAAGGTGTCACCAAATTGTCACCGTTTGTGACACTTTATGCATTGGTACAGTGCACAAGGGACCTATCTCAGATAGACTGTGCTCAGTGTTTGGCCATTGCTGTTGCCAATTTCGAAACCTTTTGCGAAAACCGGAAGGGATGCCGAGTTCTATATAGTAGTTGTCATGTCCGATATGAGCTCTacccatttttctttccacttggTTCAAACAATACCATGGCTGATACTCTAGTGGCCATAGTTCATCCATAA
- the LOC122291636 gene encoding asparagine--tRNA ligase, cytoplasmic 2-like produces the protein MTTEQPGNPMPVGVTRSKYSNRVVLKTILERSDGGLELVGMRVVIGGWVKASKEVTKEPLPPLPPPSRPPPPQQKADDGIGETEPKDSSCMEILQSLIPCLRSIMKGLGFHGNYKLRKSSKQLITTPLPPLPPQPPSSPSSLIAFLQVSDGSCVASLQVVVDSSIAPLSQLLHIGTCILVEGLLGKPSVEGKHVIELKAEKILYIGTVEHDKYPLSMKKLPIERLRDYSQFRPRTTTVASVTRISNALTLATHIFFQHQGFLHMHAPVITTTDCEGFTEKFQVTTLLDKVDKMEKPNTVMETEGVSLEVIKSAAKEKTMLVEELKRSGSNKEALAAALVDLKKTNELASQFEAREKSKSETSLLKAVKLNFSEDFFSCQTYLTVSGRLHLESYACALGNVYSVGPRFRADCAGNVAERSVIEIEMTFSQLEDAMSCADDFFKFLCKWVLDNCPEDMKFVSKQIDKTCIDRLQSLISGKVEKISYAETVDVLGKVEDKKFEIELKWGSALTAEHLSYLVEVIHKKPVMIYNYPKEVKPFYARLNDDGKTVAAFDLVVPKARTLISGSQNEERLDILSSRIKELGLPREQYEWYLDLRRHGTVEHSGFSLGLDQMILFTTGLSDARDVIPFPRSYARADN, from the exons ATGACCACGGAACAACCGGGGAATCCCATGCCGGTGGGGGTGACTCGTTCGAAGTACTCGAATCGGGTGGTCTTGAAAACTATATTGGAACGTAGTGATGGCGGACTGGAACTGGTTGGTATGAGAGTTGTGATAGGAGGGTGGGTGAAGGCTTCCAAGGAGGTCACGAAGGAGCCTTTGCCGCCGCTACCTCCTCCGTCGCGGCCACCGCCGCCGCAGCAAAAGGCAGATGATGGGATTGGGGAAACGGAACCGAAAGATTCGAGCTGTATGGAAATTCTTCAGTCTCTGATACCTTGTTTACGGTCGATTATGAAAGGTTTAGGTTTTCATGGGAATTACAAACTTCGCAAAAGTTCGAAGCAATTGATCACCACTCCCCTTCCCCCGCTCCCGCCCCAGCCCCCGTCCTCGCCCTCGTCCTTGATTGCTTTCTTGCAAGTTAGTGATGGTTCATGTGTTGCAAGTCTTCAG GTTGTTGTAGATTCTTCTATAGCTCCCCTCAGCCAGCTCCTGCATATTGGAACCTGTATACTGGTGGAAGGTTTATTGGGGAAGCCATCAGTAGAGGGAAAACATGTAATCGAGCTTAAAGCAGAGAAAATTCTTTATATAGGGACAGTGGAACATGACAAGTATCCGTTATCAATGAAAAAGTTACCAATTGAAAGGTTGAGGGATTATTCCCAGTTTCGACCTCGGACAACTACG GTGGCATCTGTTACAAGAATCAGTAATGCTCTGACTCTCGCAACTCACATATTCTTCCAACACCAAGGGTTCCTTCACATGCATGCTCCTGTTATCACGACCACAGATTGTGAAGGATTCACTGAAAAATTCCAGGTTACAACCCTCCTTGACAAAGTAGATAAAATGGAGAAGCCAAATACTGTTATGGAAACTGAAGGTGTTAGCCTTGAAGTTATCAAGTCTGCTGCAAAGGAGAAAACTATGCTAGTTGAAGAACTAAAGAGGAGTGGAAGCAATAAGGAAGCACTGGCTGCAGCACTTGTAGacttaaagaaaacaaatgaactAGCATCGCAGTttgaagcaagagaaaaatcaaaatcagaaaCTTCACTACTAAAGGCCGTTAAACTAAACTTTTCTGAAGATTTCTTCTCCTGCCAAACTTATCTGACTGTTTCTGGTCGCCTTCACCTGGAGAGCTATGCATGTGCCCTTGGAAATGTTTACTCAGTTGGACCAAGATTTCGGGCAGATTGTGCAGGAAATGTGGCAGAGAGGTCAGTGATTGAGATTGAAATGACATTTTCACAGTTAGAG GATGCCATGAGCTGTGCAGATGACTTTTTCAAGTTCCTCTGCAAATGGGTTTTGGATAATTGTCCCGAAGATATGAAATTTGTTTCAAAACAAATTGACAAAACCTGCATTGATCGACTTCAGTCATTGATATCTGGTAAAGTTGAAAAGATCTCCTATGCTGAAACAGTAGATGTTTTAGGGAAG GTTGAAGATAAGAAGTTTGAAATAGAACTTAAGTGGGGGTCTGCTCTCACAGCAGAGCATCTAAG CTATTTGGTAGAGGTGATCCATAAGAAACCTGTAATGATATACAATTATCCAAAAGAAGTTAAGCCATTTTATGCACGATTGAATGATGATGGAAAAACTGTTGCAGCATTTGATCTGGTTGTACCAAAG GCTAGAACATTAATTTCAGGTAGCCAAAATGAGGAGCGCTTGGATATATTAAGTTCAAG AATAAAGGAATTGGGGTTGCCAAGAGAGCAGTACGAGTGGTACTTAGATCTTCGCAGGCATGGAACAGTCGAGCACTCTGGATTCAGTCTTGGGTTGGACCAAATGATTCTATTCACCACTGGGCTGAGTGACGCTAGAGATGTTATCCCTTTTCCCAGAAGCTATGCCCGAGCCGACAACTAA